GCGGCGTCGAGGCGGCCAGGGAGAAGTCGCTCGCGCTGACCGACTACCTCATCGACCTCGTGGACGAGCGCCTGCCCGAGTGTTCGGTCGGAACCCCGCGCACACACGAGGAACGCGGCGGCCACGTCGCCGTCGAACACCCCGAGGCCGACCGCGTGTCGGCGGCGCTCCGCGACGCGGGTGTCGTCGTCGACTACCGCCCGCCGAACGTCGTCCGCGTCTGCCCCGCACCGCTGTACACTCGGTTCGTGGACGTCTGGGAGGTCGTCTTTCGGCTGCAAGAGATCCTCGACGAGCGCCGCTACGAGGCGTATCCGGCGTCGAGCGGCGTCACGTGACCCCCCGACCGTGGCTCACCAGTCGACGACGCGTCGGTTCCGCCAGAAGCGACCCGACGGCGCGCCCGGCCGGAACCGACAGAGCCACACCGGGGTTTCGGCACCCTCCTCGACCGACTTCGCGGCGTCCTCGCCGCCCATCTCCGTTCGGACCCAGCCGGGACAGACCGAATTAGCGAGCAGGCCGTCGTCGCCGTACTCGCCGTCGAGGTAGACGGTGAGGCCGTTCAGCCCCGTCTTCGAGACCCGGTAGGCTGCCGACCCGCCGCTCTGCCCTTCGCCGAGCGCGCCCATCCCCGACGAGACGTTGACGACGCGGCCGCCGTCGCCCTGGAGCAAGAGCGGAACGGCGTGCTTGCAGAGGAGCATCGGCCCGCGGAGGTTGACCGCCAGCGTCCGGTCCGTCTCGACCGTGGGCGCGGCGACGACGTCGCCGTCGGGTCCGATGATCCCCGCGTTGTTCACCAGGACGTCGAGCCGCC
This Salinigranum marinum DNA region includes the following protein-coding sequences:
- a CDS encoding SDR family NAD(P)-dependent oxidoreductase codes for the protein MTTTDERDVELHDSLDGQVALVTGANRGIGAEIARRLRDLGATVYAGSRSMANETPDGTERVLLDVTQEGDIEAAVDGIFNEVGRLDVLVNNAGIIGPDGDVVAAPTVETDRTLAVNLRGPMLLCKHAVPLLLQGDGGRVVNVSSGMGALGEGQSGGSAAYRVSKTGLNGLTVYLDGEYGDDGLLANSVCPGWVRTEMGGEDAAKSVEEGAETPVWLCRFRPGAPSGRFWRNRRVVDW